A DNA window from Candidatus Tanganyikabacteria bacterium contains the following coding sequences:
- the secG gene encoding preprotein translocase subunit SecG yields MQFTLSIALVVGVLLHSAKGEGIAGIGGQAHVFGSQKGVEAGLNRITAIIGVLWFVVACALALLHRPEVI; encoded by the coding sequence ATGCAGTTCACGCTATCCATCGCCCTGGTGGTGGGAGTGCTCCTGCACTCGGCCAAGGGCGAGGGCATCGCCGGCATCGGCGGCCAGGCCCACGTCTTCGGCAGCCAGAAGGGCGTGGAGGCGGGCCTCAATCGCATCACGGCCATCATCGGCGTCCTGTGGTTCGTGGTGGCGTGCGCGCTGGCGCTCCTGCACCGCCCCGAAGTCATCTAG
- a CDS encoding ABC transporter substrate-binding protein, with amino-acid sequence MQPQLRKLAILSLLLTIPGLGCEPSRDKAGRTGGVATGSNLVEVVPPKVEEPSKEAVDAGIGRSGGTLTTAMISDPKTFNYYLSQETSSSTPLLFVFEGMAEVNAVTGKVQPALAEKWDVSGDQTTYTFTLRQGLKWSDGQPLTADDVDFTFNQIILNPDVHSDWRDILLIDGQPPTVKKLDDLRVQVTTPKPFAPFLRSFGVAPIMPRHALVESISGKDPRSGKPLFNQTWTVGTDVSKIPGNGPFVFSEFRPGERIVYKKNPFYWRVDTQGNRLPYLDRMVLMIVKDQNQGVLKFQSEETDILFADAPLRGQDFAALKPREQAGNFTIYKAGPDFGTLFLMFNQTTDVSPDGKPYVEPRRLKWFRDREFRRGIAHAIDKDSIIKNVYQGIAIPQIAAESQTSPFYNDKVPTYDYNLAKAQEILAAAGYKKTGDVLRDKAGNPVSFTLYTNSENNERKAIAQLIKTDLKKLGIDVKFQAIQFNVLVQKTSTSLDWEAVLMGLTGNLEPAMGKAVWWSEGRMHMFNQKLPASKKWTAQPWEKDIDKLFDEANTTLDDPKRKELYDRYQVVAAEQLPYIYIVNRIQLYPVRNVFRNLHVTPIGGPVWNIWLLARSDLK; translated from the coding sequence ATGCAGCCCCAACTTCGCAAGCTCGCAATCCTCTCCCTGCTTCTGACCATCCCCGGCCTGGGGTGCGAGCCGTCCCGCGACAAGGCTGGAAGGACCGGTGGCGTCGCCACCGGAAGCAATCTGGTCGAGGTCGTGCCGCCCAAGGTGGAGGAGCCCTCGAAGGAGGCCGTGGACGCCGGGATCGGCCGCTCGGGCGGCACGCTGACGACGGCGATGATCTCGGATCCCAAGACCTTCAATTACTACCTGAGCCAGGAGACTTCGTCCTCCACGCCGTTGCTGTTCGTCTTCGAAGGCATGGCCGAGGTCAACGCGGTCACGGGGAAGGTGCAGCCGGCCCTGGCCGAGAAGTGGGACGTCTCCGGCGACCAGACCACCTACACGTTCACGCTGCGGCAGGGCCTCAAGTGGTCCGACGGGCAGCCGTTGACCGCCGACGACGTGGACTTCACGTTCAACCAGATCATCCTCAACCCCGACGTCCACAGCGACTGGCGCGACATCCTGCTGATCGACGGCCAACCGCCGACGGTCAAGAAACTCGACGACCTGCGCGTCCAGGTGACGACGCCCAAGCCCTTCGCGCCGTTCCTCCGGTCGTTCGGCGTCGCGCCCATCATGCCCCGGCACGCTCTGGTCGAGTCCATTTCGGGCAAGGATCCCAGGAGCGGCAAGCCCCTGTTCAACCAGACGTGGACCGTGGGCACCGACGTCAGCAAGATCCCCGGCAACGGGCCCTTCGTCTTTTCCGAGTTCCGGCCGGGCGAGCGCATCGTCTACAAGAAGAACCCCTTCTACTGGCGCGTGGACACGCAGGGCAACCGGTTGCCGTACCTGGACCGGATGGTCCTGATGATCGTCAAGGACCAGAACCAGGGCGTCCTCAAGTTCCAGAGCGAGGAAACCGACATCCTCTTCGCCGACGCCCCGCTGCGCGGGCAGGACTTCGCGGCCCTCAAACCCCGCGAGCAGGCGGGCAACTTCACCATCTACAAGGCCGGCCCCGATTTCGGCACCTTGTTCCTGATGTTCAACCAGACCACCGACGTGTCGCCGGACGGCAAGCCCTACGTCGAGCCAAGGCGGCTCAAATGGTTCAGGGATCGGGAGTTCCGGCGGGGGATCGCTCACGCGATCGACAAGGACAGCATCATCAAGAACGTCTACCAGGGCATCGCGATCCCGCAGATCGCCGCCGAGAGCCAGACCAGCCCGTTCTACAACGACAAGGTCCCGACCTACGACTACAACCTGGCCAAGGCCCAGGAGATCCTGGCCGCGGCGGGCTACAAGAAGACCGGCGACGTGCTGCGCGACAAGGCCGGCAATCCGGTGTCCTTCACGCTCTACACCAACAGCGAGAACAACGAGCGCAAGGCGATCGCGCAGCTCATCAAGACCGACCTCAAGAAACTCGGCATCGACGTGAAATTCCAGGCCATCCAGTTCAACGTGCTGGTGCAGAAGACCTCGACCTCGCTGGACTGGGAAGCCGTGCTGATGGGCCTCACCGGCAACCTGGAGCCGGCCATGGGCAAGGCGGTGTGGTGGTCGGAAGGCCGGATGCACATGTTCAACCAGAAGCTCCCCGCCTCGAAGAAGTGGACGGCCCAACCGTGGGAGAAGGACATCGACAAGCTCTTCGACGAGGCCAACACCACCCTCGACGATCCCAAGCGCAAGGAACTCTACGACCGGTACCAGGTCGTCGCCGCCGAGCAACTCCCCTACATCTACATCGTCAACCGGATCCAGCTCTATCCGGTGCGCAACGTCTTCCGCAACCTGCACGTGACGCCCATCGGCGGCCCCGTGTGGAACATCTGGCTCCTCGCCCGCTCAGACCTCAAATAA
- a CDS encoding ABC transporter permease translates to MLRYIVKRLLQMLPKLILISVITFGISKLAPGDYVTMKLQNNPTVSREAIEREKARLGLDQPVPVQYLKWAKNFVTGDLGESYDYREKVSTLIWQRVPATLLLGVAVFLFVWLIALPLGIFAAVRQYSAVDKVTSSVTFFFLGVPDFFLAMLLLLGAAMLNQHFHGHILPIGGITSTNFTDLSPLGKLLDYAWHLIIPVVAIGIGSIAILQRRMRGNLLDVLGEEYVRTARAKGLPENKVIYKHAVRNALNPMITLLGFEFAALLSGVAIIENIVAWPGLGQLMLDAILKQDVNLAMAGVMTGTIMLLVGNLLADVLLVVSDPRIKLEA, encoded by the coding sequence ATGCTTCGCTATATCGTGAAGCGTCTGTTGCAGATGCTCCCGAAGCTTATCCTCATTTCGGTGATCACCTTCGGCATCAGCAAGCTGGCGCCCGGCGACTACGTCACGATGAAGCTCCAGAACAACCCGACGGTGTCGCGGGAAGCCATCGAGCGCGAAAAGGCGCGGCTGGGGCTGGATCAGCCGGTTCCGGTGCAGTACCTCAAGTGGGCCAAGAACTTCGTCACGGGCGACCTGGGCGAGTCCTACGACTACCGCGAAAAGGTGAGCACGCTCATCTGGCAGCGCGTGCCGGCCACGCTGCTGCTCGGCGTCGCGGTCTTCCTGTTCGTGTGGCTCATCGCGCTGCCGCTCGGGATCTTCGCGGCGGTGCGGCAGTACTCGGCCGTGGACAAGGTCACCAGTTCGGTCACCTTCTTCTTCCTGGGCGTGCCGGACTTCTTCCTAGCGATGCTGCTGCTGCTGGGCGCGGCCATGCTCAACCAGCACTTCCACGGCCACATCCTGCCGATCGGCGGCATCACCAGTACGAATTTCACCGACCTGTCGCCCCTGGGCAAGCTCCTCGACTACGCCTGGCACCTGATCATCCCCGTCGTCGCCATCGGCATCGGCAGCATCGCCATCCTGCAGCGCCGCATGCGCGGCAACCTCCTGGACGTGCTCGGCGAGGAGTACGTGCGGACGGCGCGCGCCAAGGGCCTGCCCGAGAACAAGGTGATCTACAAGCACGCCGTGCGCAACGCCCTGAACCCGATGATCACGCTGCTGGGCTTCGAGTTCGCCGCCCTCCTCTCGGGCGTGGCGATCATCGAGAACATCGTCGCGTGGCCCGGCCTCGGGCAACTCATGCTCGACGCGATCCTCAAGCAGGACGTCAACCTCGCGATGGCGGGGGTCATGACCGGCACGATCATGCTGCTCGTGGGCAACCTGCTGGCCGATGTCCTGCTGGTCGTGTCCGACCCGCGCATCAAGCTGGAGGCCTAG
- a CDS encoding ABC transporter permease, translating into MSGTVTEGRIARRPEEELPPPVSASRRVWRRLVKHRMAFAAMWVLLLIYAMTAFAEFIAPYGLASEDRNRAYQPPAVVHVRDHDGAWRMPFVYDWIKESDTTSLFSAGSSTDTSFGRWLEDKRTRHPIKVLVKGEPYKLLGLFESDVHLFGVDTGTRFYLLGGDAAGRDLLSRLFFGSRVSLTVGIVALVFVIPLGTLVGGAAGYFGGKVDTALMWLVETIMAFPTFYLLITLSGVTAKWEISPTQRYYLITLILALFGWAGLSRVIRGMVLSIKEQEYVQAARAAGASDFWIITRHLIPQTATWVIVSATISIPGYIYAESFLSLLGLGVQPPDASWGNMLEPALNVSDLLLHPWVLAPGVAIVITTVAWNFFGDGLRDAFDARRKV; encoded by the coding sequence GTGAGCGGCACCGTCACGGAAGGGCGGATCGCGCGACGCCCGGAGGAGGAGCTGCCGCCGCCGGTGTCGGCGTCGCGCCGGGTCTGGCGGCGCCTGGTGAAGCACCGCATGGCATTCGCCGCCATGTGGGTCCTGCTGCTCATCTATGCCATGACGGCCTTCGCCGAGTTCATCGCCCCATACGGCCTGGCTTCCGAGGATCGCAACCGCGCCTACCAGCCACCCGCCGTCGTCCACGTCCGCGACCATGACGGCGCGTGGCGCATGCCCTTCGTTTACGACTGGATCAAGGAGAGCGACACCACGAGCCTGTTCTCGGCCGGCAGCTCGACCGACACGAGTTTCGGGCGCTGGCTGGAAGACAAGCGCACGCGCCATCCGATCAAGGTGCTGGTCAAGGGGGAGCCCTACAAGCTGCTGGGGCTCTTCGAGAGCGACGTCCACCTGTTCGGCGTGGACACGGGCACGCGGTTCTACCTGCTGGGCGGGGATGCGGCGGGCAGGGATCTCCTCTCGCGCCTGTTCTTCGGGTCGCGCGTCTCGCTCACGGTCGGCATCGTGGCCTTGGTCTTCGTGATCCCGCTCGGCACGTTGGTCGGCGGGGCCGCGGGCTACTTCGGGGGCAAGGTCGATACGGCGCTGATGTGGCTCGTCGAGACGATCATGGCGTTCCCGACCTTCTACCTGCTCATCACGCTCTCCGGGGTGACGGCGAAATGGGAGATCTCGCCCACCCAGCGCTACTACCTCATCACGCTGATCCTGGCGCTCTTTGGCTGGGCGGGGCTCTCGCGCGTCATCCGCGGCATGGTCCTGTCGATAAAGGAGCAGGAGTACGTTCAGGCGGCGCGGGCCGCGGGCGCGTCCGACTTCTGGATCATCACGCGCCACCTCATCCCGCAGACGGCGACCTGGGTGATCGTCTCCGCCACCATCTCCATTCCAGGCTACATCTACGCCGAGAGCTTCCTGTCGCTGCTGGGCCTGGGCGTGCAGCCGCCGGACGCGTCGTGGGGCAACATGCTGGAGCCCGCGCTCAACGTCTCCGACCTCCTGCTGCACCCGTGGGTGCTGGCGCCCGGCGTGGCCATCGTGATCACCACGGTGGCCTGGAACTTCTTCGGCGACGGCCTGCGCGACGCCTTCGACGCCAGGCGCAAGGTATAG